One part of the Alistipes onderdonkii genome encodes these proteins:
- a CDS encoding MgtC/SapB family protein has product MEMEWDFIIRLCVAGLCGTVIGLDREYRVKDAGFRTHFLVALGSALMMIVSQYGFADILTHTGVGLDPSRIAAQVVSGIGFIGAGTIIIHRQLVRGLTTAASLWATAGIGLAAGAHMYIVAAAATLLTLFALEVLTLVFGGLGRRRTMVIFSAASRAAVDDMFNELQSREYAVISYEVEAQRGADGIVYRATLVIRAKGNADEDRYIDLLRENPDITVERIV; this is encoded by the coding sequence ATGGAGATGGAGTGGGATTTTATCATACGCTTGTGCGTGGCGGGCCTTTGCGGTACGGTGATCGGCCTCGACCGCGAATACCGGGTCAAGGATGCGGGTTTCCGTACCCATTTTCTGGTGGCGCTGGGCAGCGCGCTGATGATGATCGTGTCGCAGTACGGTTTCGCCGACATCCTGACGCATACAGGCGTGGGGCTCGACCCCAGCCGCATCGCTGCGCAGGTGGTGAGCGGCATCGGCTTCATCGGGGCGGGTACGATCATCATCCACCGGCAGCTGGTGCGCGGGCTTACGACGGCGGCGAGCCTTTGGGCCACGGCGGGCATCGGGCTTGCGGCCGGGGCGCACATGTATATCGTGGCGGCTGCGGCTACTCTGCTGACGCTCTTCGCGCTGGAAGTGCTCACACTCGTGTTCGGGGGATTGGGGCGCCGCAGGACGATGGTGATCTTTTCGGCTGCGAGCCGGGCTGCGGTCGACGACATGTTCAACGAATTGCAGAGCCGCGAATATGCGGTGATCTCCTATGAGGTCGAGGCGCAGCGCGGCGCAGACGGCATCGTCTACCGGGCCACCCTGGTCATCCGTGCCAAGGGAAATGCCGATGAAGACCGCTATATCGACCTGCTGCGCGAGAATCCCGACATTACCGTCGAACGGATCGTCTGA
- a CDS encoding YiiX/YebB-like N1pC/P60 family cysteine hydrolase, producing the protein MKQALIYIGMLLLVISCGQNRDRLHTGDLLFQAGKTTEMTGAITAATGEEGPLNFSHVGIAVVGGGADSVLEATTDGGVRLTLLAEFLGRSAKIDGHPAVVAMRLKDTAGIAAAVRRARSFLGVPYDYSFRPGREKLYCSELVWESYRAEDGTPLFTARPMNFRAADGTLPQFWADLFDQQGEQVPEGLPGTNPNDMAREELLEEVHRYF; encoded by the coding sequence ATGAAACAGGCTTTAATATATATAGGTATGCTTCTGCTGGTCATTTCCTGCGGCCAAAACCGCGATCGCCTGCACACGGGCGACCTGCTCTTCCAGGCCGGAAAAACCACGGAGATGACCGGGGCGATCACGGCCGCGACGGGCGAAGAAGGGCCGCTGAATTTCTCACACGTGGGGATCGCCGTCGTAGGCGGAGGAGCTGATTCGGTGCTCGAAGCCACGACCGACGGCGGCGTCCGGCTCACATTACTGGCGGAATTTCTCGGACGCTCCGCAAAAATCGACGGACACCCGGCAGTAGTTGCCATGCGGTTGAAGGACACGGCCGGCATCGCGGCTGCCGTCCGCCGTGCACGCAGCTTCCTCGGAGTCCCCTACGATTATTCGTTCCGGCCCGGAAGGGAGAAACTCTATTGCAGCGAACTGGTGTGGGAAAGCTACCGCGCCGAAGACGGCACCCCGCTTTTCACGGCGCGGCCGATGAACTTCCGCGCCGCGGACGGAACCCTGCCGCAATTCTGGGCCGACCTGTTCGACCAACAGGGCGAGCAGGTTCCCGAAGGGCTGCCCGGCACGAATCCCAACGACATGGCACGCGAGGAGCTCCTCGAAGAGGTGCACCGTTATTTCTGA
- a CDS encoding MFS transporter, whose product MENWKKTFGIIWSGQLASILSSSVVGYAIIFWMSIETGSAEVLALAAIAGMLPQSLLGPVVGVYVDRWDRKRTMILADSFIAFCTLILAVLFWFDVAQMWHIYILLACRSVGSAFHSPSMQASVPLLAPEAQLTRVAGVNQIINSLSNIIGPALGAVLISFTGIGNILLLDVAGAIIACTSLLFVHIPNPVRSTLKPNLWREFREGFSAITAVPGMAWLFTLTILVLFFIMPVGVMFPLMTLQHFGGSTYDMSLIEIVWGGGALVGGAIMGARVYRVNRIVLINLMNFIVGVSFTLSGMLSPGAFALFAVLSCIEGIAGGIFNASFVAVVQTRIDAGVLGRVMSLYYSFGLLPSAIGLLGTGFLAEQVGLTTTFVIAGLVICTLGLTAFCIPSVMRLDRQSKSAEHQTQATDGK is encoded by the coding sequence ATGGAAAACTGGAAAAAGACATTCGGGATCATCTGGAGCGGGCAGCTCGCCTCGATCCTCAGCAGCTCGGTCGTCGGCTACGCGATCATCTTCTGGATGAGTATCGAGACCGGTTCGGCCGAGGTGCTGGCGCTGGCAGCAATTGCGGGTATGCTGCCCCAATCGCTGCTGGGCCCGGTCGTCGGGGTCTACGTCGACCGATGGGATCGCAAACGCACGATGATCCTGGCCGACAGCTTCATCGCGTTCTGCACGCTCATCCTGGCCGTGCTTTTCTGGTTCGACGTGGCGCAGATGTGGCATATCTACATCCTGCTGGCCTGCCGCTCCGTGGGATCGGCCTTCCATTCGCCATCCATGCAGGCTTCCGTGCCGCTGCTGGCTCCCGAGGCCCAGCTGACCCGGGTGGCGGGCGTCAACCAGATCATCAATTCGCTGTCGAACATCATCGGCCCGGCATTGGGCGCCGTGCTCATCAGCTTCACGGGCATCGGCAATATCCTGCTTCTGGACGTCGCCGGCGCCATCATCGCCTGCACCTCGCTGCTGTTCGTACACATCCCCAATCCCGTGCGGAGCACACTCAAACCGAATCTTTGGAGGGAGTTCCGCGAGGGATTCAGCGCCATCACCGCCGTACCGGGAATGGCATGGCTCTTCACGCTGACGATCCTCGTGCTCTTCTTCATCATGCCCGTCGGCGTGATGTTCCCGCTGATGACCCTGCAACATTTCGGCGGCAGCACCTATGACATGAGCCTCATTGAGATCGTATGGGGCGGCGGCGCGCTTGTCGGCGGCGCCATCATGGGCGCACGCGTCTACCGGGTCAACCGCATCGTCCTGATCAACCTGATGAACTTCATCGTCGGCGTATCGTTCACGCTGTCGGGTATGCTTTCGCCGGGGGCCTTCGCTCTCTTCGCCGTGCTCTCGTGCATCGAGGGCATCGCGGGCGGCATCTTCAACGCATCGTTCGTGGCAGTCGTACAGACCCGCATCGACGCGGGTGTCCTGGGGCGCGTGATGTCGCTCTATTACAGCTTCGGGTTGCTTCCGTCGGCTATCGGACTGCTCGGTACGGGGTTCCTGGCCGAACAGGTCGGGCTCACCACGACCTTCGTCATCGCAGGACTGGTGATCTGCACGCTCGGACTCACGGCTTTCTGCATCCCCTCGGTCATGCGGCTCGACAGGCAGTCAAAAAGCGCGGAGCACCAGACACAGGCAACAGACGGGAAGTAA
- the rpmI gene encoding 50S ribosomal protein L35 → MPKMKTNAAAKKRFTFTGTGKIKRKHAYHSHILTKKTTKQKRNLCYSGTVSAADEAKIKNLLVK, encoded by the coding sequence ATGCCGAAAATGAAAACCAATGCCGCTGCGAAGAAGCGTTTTACCTTCACCGGCACAGGAAAGATCAAGCGTAAACACGCTTATCACAGTCACATCCTGACCAAAAAGACGACGAAACAGAAGCGTAACCTCTGCTACTCGGGTACGGTTTCTGCGGCCGACGAGGCCAAAATCAAGAACCTGCTGGTCAAGTAA
- a CDS encoding acyltransferase family protein, with translation MGTGTHHHDTAFSIVKALGIVAVVISHAAILTPLETFTYYFNTAVFFFVAGYFFEDGQTAAPGRFIGRKLRRLYLPYAVLGTLFVLLHNRFLEWHLIAYDFSAREAILPYDTPELLRTLGRVFLFLHHEQMLAPFWFLQGLFLGLMLFFCITLATRKLAPTQAGAERLRGGSILFLFTVAMLLARHPSGIPGEWIAVRTFAITGIIYLGKLFRIFRARIPLDGRIATLCLVILLAAAAAGCRVNLGGRLFANPVFFVVLVCSGCYLLVTAASRLAAYGNWLTRMLDYTGRHTMAIMLWHVPVFKLVILFQMWVCHYPLRSLACHPVIPTGSPWWWIPYTLAGIAVPMVFCVLYDRLRRSVRR, from the coding sequence ATGGGCACCGGCACACACCACCATGACACGGCGTTCTCGATCGTCAAGGCCCTCGGCATCGTAGCGGTGGTGATTTCACACGCCGCGATCCTGACACCGCTGGAAACCTTCACCTACTATTTCAACACGGCCGTCTTCTTTTTCGTCGCGGGCTATTTCTTCGAAGACGGACAGACCGCCGCCCCGGGGCGTTTCATAGGCCGCAAGCTCCGGCGCCTCTACCTGCCCTACGCCGTCCTGGGCACGCTCTTCGTGCTGCTGCACAACCGATTCCTGGAGTGGCACCTGATCGCCTACGACTTCAGCGCCCGGGAGGCCATCCTGCCCTACGACACCCCGGAACTGCTCCGGACGCTGGGAAGGGTATTCCTGTTCCTGCACCACGAGCAGATGCTGGCGCCCTTCTGGTTTCTGCAAGGGCTGTTCCTCGGGCTGATGCTCTTTTTCTGCATCACGCTGGCGACCCGGAAACTCGCACCGACGCAGGCCGGGGCAGAGCGGCTGCGCGGGGGCTCCATCCTGTTCCTGTTTACGGTCGCCATGCTGCTCGCCCGCCATCCGTCGGGCATTCCGGGCGAGTGGATCGCCGTCAGGACATTCGCCATTACAGGGATAATCTATCTCGGAAAACTCTTCCGCATCTTCCGCGCGCGGATCCCGCTGGACGGGCGCATCGCAACGCTCTGCCTGGTCATCCTGCTCGCGGCGGCAGCCGCAGGCTGCCGCGTCAACCTCGGCGGGAGACTTTTCGCAAACCCGGTGTTCTTCGTCGTGCTGGTATGCTCAGGATGCTACCTGCTCGTCACCGCCGCAAGCCGCCTCGCGGCATACGGCAACTGGCTGACACGTATGCTGGACTATACGGGACGGCACACGATGGCGATCATGCTTTGGCACGTCCCCGTTTTCAAACTGGTGATACTCTTTCAGATGTGGGTTTGCCACTACCCGCTCCGCAGCCTGGCCTGCCACCCGGTCATTCCCACGGGATCGCCCTGGTGGTGGATACCCTATACCCTGGCCGGGATTGCCGTGCCAATGGTTTTCTGCGTGCTGTACGACCGGCTCAGACGATCCGTTCGACGGTAA
- the rplT gene encoding 50S ribosomal protein L20, translating into MPRSVNAVASRARRKKVLKLAKGNFGSRGNVWTVAKNTVEKGLQYAYAHRQLKKRTFRSLWIMRINAAVRAQGMTYSQFIGKLNAKGIALNRKVLADLAMNEPKAFEAIVKAVK; encoded by the coding sequence ATGCCACGTTCAGTCAACGCCGTTGCATCACGCGCACGTAGAAAAAAAGTTTTGAAACTTGCCAAAGGTAACTTTGGTTCAAGGGGAAATGTTTGGACCGTTGCGAAAAACACGGTCGAAAAGGGTTTGCAGTATGCATATGCACACCGCCAGCTCAAAAAGCGGACATTCCGCTCGCTGTGGATCATGCGTATCAACGCCGCAGTCCGCGCACAGGGAATGACCTATTCACAATTTATCGGCAAACTCAACGCCAAGGGCATCGCACTGAACCGCAAGGTTCTGGCCGACCTGGCGATGAACGAGCCAAAAGCATTCGAGGCAATAGTTAAAGCAGTTAAATAA